Proteins encoded by one window of Methylovirgula ligni:
- the ndk gene encoding nucleoside-diphosphate kinase, giving the protein MAIERTFSILKPDATRRNLTGAVNALIEAAGLRIVAQKRVLLSRAQAETFYAVHKARPFFGELVESMIAGPIVVQVLEGEDAIKKYREVLGATDPSKAAEGTVRKQFALSVGENSAHGSDSPENAAIEIAQFFSGNEIVG; this is encoded by the coding sequence ATGGCGATTGAACGCACGTTTTCCATCCTGAAACCCGACGCAACCCGGCGCAATCTGACCGGCGCCGTCAACGCCTTGATCGAGGCAGCCGGCTTGCGCATCGTCGCGCAGAAACGCGTGCTCTTGAGCCGCGCACAGGCCGAGACTTTCTATGCGGTCCACAAGGCGCGCCCGTTCTTCGGCGAGCTGGTTGAATCGATGATCGCCGGGCCCATCGTCGTGCAAGTCCTCGAGGGCGAGGACGCGATCAAGAAATACCGTGAAGTGCTCGGCGCGACCGACCCCTCGAAAGCGGCCGAAGGGACGGTGCGTAAGCAGTTCGCACTGTCCGTCGGCGAAAATTCCGCGCATGGGTCGGACTCGCCTGAGAATGCGGCCATCGAGATTGCGCAATTCTTCTCCGGCAACGAGATCGTCGGCTGA
- a CDS encoding VOC family protein yields MAKPRSNRFVWYELLTTDVKAAKGFYTHVVGWGVRDLAMPGSAYSLFTAADTPVIGLMNMPEGARRAGAVPHWMGYVGVPDLDSAVGRVTELGGAIRVPPVDIPNISRFSIIADPQKATLALVKGMKPGEAPAVELGTPGHVGWHELFAADWQKAFAFYSKLFGWQKTRADAGPTGTYQQFSVDGETIGAMSAKPETLPLPFWLYYFNVGDVEAASKRVEDGGGEILYGPIAVPGGAWIVHCKDPQGVLFGLLDRRSRKVIETFVSSRKRGAK; encoded by the coding sequence ATGGCCAAACCTCGTAGCAACCGATTTGTCTGGTACGAGTTGCTGACGACGGACGTGAAAGCCGCGAAGGGATTCTACACCCATGTCGTGGGCTGGGGAGTCCGCGATCTCGCGATGCCAGGTTCGGCCTATAGCCTTTTCACCGCCGCAGACACTCCGGTCATCGGGCTGATGAATATGCCCGAGGGCGCGCGGCGTGCGGGGGCGGTGCCGCACTGGATGGGATATGTCGGTGTCCCCGATCTGGACTCCGCTGTTGGCCGGGTCACAGAGCTTGGCGGCGCCATCCGTGTCCCGCCAGTGGACATCCCCAACATCAGCCGTTTCTCGATCATCGCCGATCCGCAAAAAGCGACGCTTGCTTTGGTCAAGGGAATGAAACCCGGCGAGGCTCCGGCTGTCGAACTCGGGACGCCGGGGCATGTCGGCTGGCACGAGTTGTTTGCCGCAGACTGGCAGAAAGCCTTCGCTTTTTACAGCAAGCTGTTCGGCTGGCAGAAAACCCGTGCCGACGCCGGTCCGACAGGCACATATCAGCAGTTCTCCGTCGACGGCGAGACGATCGGTGCAATGTCCGCCAAGCCTGAGACGTTGCCGCTTCCCTTCTGGCTTTATTATTTCAACGTTGGAGACGTCGAGGCGGCATCGAAGCGCGTTGAAGACGGCGGCGGTGAAATTCTCTATGGCCCGATCGCCGTACCCGGCGGCGCCTGGATCGTTCACTGCAAAGACCCGCAAGGCGTACTTTTCGGACTGCTGGACCGGCGCAGCCGCAAAGTGATCGAAACTTTTGTTTCGAGCCGGAAGCGCGGAGCAAAATAA
- a CDS encoding DUF2155 domain-containing protein, protein MQRTVPRALILTVLAIAFSSAATGAAEADKIKHSIAVFSGLDKITGRIISFEVAMNETVQFGSLLITDRVCYTRPPTEAPQTDTFVQVDQVDADKTTKRIFSGWMFAASPGLNALDQPVYDIWLTNCKGTEQLIPSPSATQSTPEPEEPEAGAPAGPGNPAPAPPPASDKTAKTHHARHPDAAPAQDNGPVEVGPPPGFQPPPDNGDDGDSDQPPPPDNSNPDR, encoded by the coding sequence ATGCAAAGAACAGTTCCGCGCGCCCTTATTCTTACCGTCTTGGCGATCGCTTTCTCTTCCGCTGCCACAGGCGCGGCGGAGGCGGACAAGATCAAGCATTCGATCGCCGTCTTTTCCGGTCTCGACAAGATCACCGGCCGGATCATTTCCTTCGAAGTTGCCATGAACGAGACGGTGCAATTCGGCTCGCTGCTGATCACCGATCGTGTCTGCTACACGCGGCCGCCGACCGAGGCACCGCAAACCGATACGTTCGTTCAGGTCGATCAGGTCGACGCCGATAAGACGACAAAGCGTATTTTCTCCGGCTGGATGTTTGCGGCGAGCCCCGGCCTCAACGCGCTCGATCAGCCCGTCTACGATATCTGGCTGACCAATTGTAAAGGCACCGAGCAGTTGATCCCATCGCCCTCCGCGACGCAGTCGACACCGGAGCCGGAAGAGCCGGAGGCTGGCGCGCCCGCCGGCCCGGGGAATCCTGCACCAGCGCCGCCGCCGGCGTCCGACAAGACAGCGAAGACACACCACGCCCGCCACCCTGACGCTGCTCCGGCACAGGACAACGGCCCGGTCGAAGTCGGGCCGCCGCCCGGCTTCCAGCCACCGCCTGACAATGGCGACGACGGCGATAGCGATCAGCCGCCCCCGCCGGACAATTCAAACCCCGATCGATAG
- a CDS encoding invasion associated locus B family protein, translated as MAAGPESASAGDAAAAKPGTAGTANWATRCSSATRGAPLDCSIEQSAVLTKTGQLIVLVSIRIPAQPRSPVILVQIPLGVFLPGGVRLQVDNGSVETFALQTCEQRGCFAGGAISADLLRALINGHNLKVSFQDLQRQALNISLPLGDFGPAYEKIK; from the coding sequence GTGGCGGCCGGGCCCGAGTCGGCCTCGGCAGGAGATGCCGCCGCGGCAAAGCCCGGCACAGCCGGGACCGCCAATTGGGCGACCCGTTGTTCGAGCGCGACGCGCGGGGCGCCGCTCGATTGCTCCATCGAGCAATCCGCGGTGTTGACGAAGACCGGGCAGCTCATCGTGCTCGTCAGCATTCGTATTCCCGCCCAGCCGCGCTCGCCGGTCATTCTCGTTCAAATTCCGCTCGGCGTGTTTCTTCCCGGCGGCGTGCGGTTGCAGGTGGACAACGGCAGTGTCGAGACGTTTGCCCTGCAGACGTGCGAACAGCGTGGCTGTTTCGCCGGCGGCGCCATTTCGGCCGATCTTCTGCGGGCGCTGATCAACGGGCACAATCTAAAGGTCTCGTTCCAGGATCTGCAGCGGCAGGCGCTGAACATTTCGCTGCCGCTCGGCGATTTCGGCCCGGCCTACGAGAAGATCAAATAG
- a CDS encoding Pr6Pr family membrane protein produces MAPRLAAALVAAAAWAGLTLQFCATSSHVGSAATALWQLADYFTILTNFAVAVVFTGIALGRDDWDRSRLLAGLTLAILLVGIVYALLLRASDHPHGLARAANIIMHMVMPVLVSLFWLVHVPKGALRPTDPFVFAAFPLVYLAYALARGEAEGRYPYPFLNIARIGLHRTLANAGAIGLGFVVGGYALFLLDRLLSGQKRR; encoded by the coding sequence GTGGCACCACGTTTGGCCGCAGCACTGGTCGCGGCTGCCGCCTGGGCCGGTCTCACGCTGCAATTTTGCGCGACATCTTCGCATGTCGGCTCCGCTGCGACCGCTCTTTGGCAACTGGCGGATTATTTTACGATCCTCACCAATTTTGCCGTCGCGGTGGTCTTCACCGGCATCGCGCTTGGACGCGACGACTGGGACCGTTCGCGGCTCCTTGCCGGTCTCACGCTCGCCATTCTGCTCGTCGGAATCGTCTATGCGCTGCTGCTCCGCGCCAGCGATCATCCTCACGGTCTGGCTCGCGCCGCGAATATCATCATGCATATGGTCATGCCGGTTTTGGTGTCGCTGTTCTGGCTCGTACACGTCCCGAAAGGGGCTTTGCGGCCAACCGATCCCTTCGTCTTCGCCGCGTTTCCGCTCGTCTATCTGGCCTATGCTCTCGCCCGCGGCGAAGCCGAGGGGCGCTATCCCTATCCTTTTCTCAATATCGCCAGGATCGGCCTGCATCGCACGCTGGCCAATGCCGGCGCGATCGGCCTTGGCTTTGTGGTCGGAGGCTATGCGCTTTTCCTTCTGGACCGGCTGCTGAGCGGGCAGAAACGGCGCTGA
- a CDS encoding SagB/ThcOx family dehydrogenase: protein MRRAAPAGVFARLTDRAAIDAYANGEIVARFENYSLGVGVFGAGAANWLQKLRTGVPLGALASEGRKANKEIDLLASRLAGLGLLEYRLENPQTGGDLIVIEPLLRDYRPQIPQLQNADTLVLSRFAYMRRRGTEMVLESPRAGALFKILDPGLASLIATLATPQRVKQLRQMDTFPGLAFLALLVDCEIVLKIDGASENDLRKADSDHDLVLWEFHDLLFHTRSTAGRHTNPMGSVYPHVGAVSPLPAVRPRWPGKKIDLRKFSAEVPEAISSFAQLLDKRHSTRSFDDSQPITLSELSRFLEKTARVISSLKSKPDFDDGGVTVRPYPSAGASYELELYLAVNACEGLARGFYHYDAGANALVPIGASSHDLEMLLAEAKSAMGTSASPQILITIAARFGRISWKYSSIAYALILKDVGVLTQTFYLAATDMGLGGCAIGIVNIDLFAKMTGIDFCAEGPVGQFAIGRIARSRASG, encoded by the coding sequence GTGCGTCGGGCCGCACCGGCAGGCGTCTTCGCCCGGTTGACCGATCGCGCGGCGATCGATGCCTATGCGAACGGTGAAATCGTCGCGCGATTCGAGAATTACTCTCTTGGCGTCGGTGTGTTCGGAGCCGGCGCGGCGAATTGGCTGCAAAAACTGCGCACCGGAGTGCCGCTCGGCGCGCTCGCGTCAGAGGGGCGCAAGGCGAACAAGGAGATTGATCTCTTAGCCAGCCGTCTGGCAGGGCTTGGTTTGTTGGAGTACCGGCTCGAAAACCCGCAAACCGGCGGCGACTTGATCGTCATCGAACCTCTGCTTCGCGATTATCGGCCGCAAATCCCACAGCTCCAAAACGCCGACACGCTTGTCCTGTCGCGCTTCGCGTATATGCGACGGCGCGGCACCGAGATGGTGCTGGAATCGCCGCGCGCCGGCGCCTTGTTCAAAATCCTTGATCCAGGGCTGGCGTCCCTCATCGCCACGCTCGCCACTCCACAGCGGGTCAAGCAGCTCCGGCAAATGGATACTTTTCCGGGACTCGCCTTTCTCGCGTTGCTGGTGGACTGCGAAATAGTCCTCAAGATCGACGGCGCCAGTGAAAATGATCTTCGCAAGGCGGATAGCGACCACGACCTTGTCCTCTGGGAGTTCCACGATCTTCTCTTCCATACGCGCAGCACCGCAGGGCGGCACACCAACCCGATGGGCTCGGTTTATCCGCATGTCGGCGCGGTTTCTCCGCTTCCGGCGGTGCGACCTCGCTGGCCCGGAAAGAAGATCGATTTGCGCAAGTTCTCGGCAGAGGTTCCGGAAGCCATCTCGTCGTTCGCGCAGCTCCTGGATAAACGTCATTCGACGCGCAGCTTCGACGACTCGCAGCCGATCACGCTCTCCGAGCTTTCGCGGTTTCTTGAAAAGACCGCTCGCGTCATATCGAGCTTAAAGAGCAAACCTGACTTCGATGATGGCGGCGTCACTGTCAGGCCATATCCATCGGCGGGCGCGAGCTATGAACTCGAACTTTATCTGGCCGTCAACGCGTGCGAGGGGCTTGCCCGCGGCTTCTATCATTACGACGCGGGCGCGAACGCTCTGGTCCCGATCGGCGCTTCGTCACACGACCTCGAAATGCTGCTGGCGGAAGCCAAATCGGCAATGGGCACATCCGCCTCGCCGCAAATCCTGATCACGATCGCTGCGCGCTTCGGTCGGATTTCCTGGAAGTACAGTTCCATCGCCTACGCGCTCATATTGAAGGACGTGGGCGTCCTGACGCAGACATTCTATCTGGCGGCGACCGACATGGGCCTCGGCGGCTGCGCCATCGGCATCGTCAATATCGATTTGTTCGCGAAGATGACGGGCATCGACTTCTGCGCTGAAGGTCCGGTCGGCCAATTTGCGATCGGCCGCATCGCGAGATCCAGAGCGTCCGGCTGA
- the aat gene encoding leucyl/phenylalanyl-tRNA--protein transferase, producing MTRPRHDFEITPDILLRAYSIGLFPMAESAEDQNLFWIDPEARGVFPLDGLIISRKLARIVRSDRFEIRIDHDFEAVIDACAQVGAGREKTWINYRIKKLYAQLFDLGRVHTVEAWRDGVLVGGLYGVALGAAFFGESMFHRETDASKVALIHLAGRLVAGGFKLLDTQFVTPHLQSLGAIEVSKEGYRLMLAEAVAEKAEFLVWPKERAVSGSTVLESLATAAERQ from the coding sequence ATGACCCGGCCGCGTCATGATTTCGAAATCACGCCCGACATTTTGCTGCGGGCCTATTCGATCGGCCTTTTCCCCATGGCCGAAAGCGCCGAGGACCAGAACCTGTTCTGGATCGATCCCGAGGCGCGTGGGGTTTTTCCGCTCGATGGCTTGATCATCTCCCGGAAACTGGCGCGGATCGTCCGCTCGGACCGGTTCGAGATCAGGATCGATCATGATTTCGAGGCGGTGATCGATGCCTGCGCCCAAGTCGGCGCGGGGCGCGAGAAAACCTGGATCAATTACCGCATCAAGAAGCTCTACGCCCAGCTTTTCGATCTCGGCCGGGTTCATACGGTCGAGGCCTGGCGTGACGGGGTTCTCGTTGGCGGACTCTATGGCGTCGCGCTGGGCGCCGCCTTTTTCGGCGAGAGCATGTTCCACCGTGAGACGGATGCCTCGAAAGTCGCTTTGATCCACCTTGCCGGGCGGCTCGTCGCGGGCGGCTTCAAACTTCTCGACACGCAGTTCGTGACGCCGCATCTGCAATCGCTCGGCGCGATCGAGGTTTCCAAGGAAGGCTATCGGCTCATGCTGGCCGAGGCCGTCGCGGAGAAAGCCGAGTTCCTCGTCTGGCCGAAGGAAAGAGCGGTGTCCGGGAGCACGGTTTTGGAATCGCTTGCCACGGCGGCCGAGCGCCAGTAG
- a CDS encoding TOMM precursor leader peptide-binding protein: MTGGNPNSLALRDTAVLQFAPHFSVYLVAADTVCLYSEDRKFLLYGELYCALAAAITEGGLSVRGLIRKLERDFAAPQIREALERLVERGYVITATNSSHDIAAAYWASLGIQPEAAKKNLQKRRVRIQALDVEGGPELETALGALSARVVKRSPDITVTLVNDYFDTRLLKLNQEHLADGTPWVLAQPSGIFPLVGPVFTPGDGACWRCLADRMIRNREVKAMLERGEARCLAVSPLARHTVGQSAIELAALEIAKAFASDFRTDLNNNVISLDLLGSTVVRHHVARRPQCPACGRRKARDPRRAAAPVSLGTGARPVMTSGGFRTVSPRDTVARFRKHVSPLTGVVSRLERIEGDLPLSTNFIARHNFSAPAKSIYELRGGLNGCSFGKGSTAEQGEASALMEAIERYSGIFQGDEIRAAKRFTDFAPGEAIPPNEVLLYSDLQYQRGTGPAVNAGDVALSPVLFDPSAKIEWSPVWSLRDKRFKYLPTSMLYFFYQGSVAFLADSNGCAAGNTREEAIVQGFLELVERDAYAIWWYNRQQRPGVDISHFDDPFVREFRMRLASAGHRLSVLDITSDLGIPSFVAVTQWMQDGRENIEFGSGSHFDARIALLRTLTELNQFLSIGVMRGRPLEKMSHDGITPLRIEDHSYLSPSDAPLLQPDLDIKFGFLDTDEQVRACVSIAERQGLDFLVLDQTRPDIETPVVRVVVPGLRHFYRRFAPGRLYDVPVKLGWAKRPLAEDALNPLHPYT; encoded by the coding sequence ATGACCGGCGGTAACCCAAACAGTCTTGCCCTGCGCGACACCGCGGTTCTGCAATTCGCGCCGCATTTCTCCGTCTATCTGGTGGCCGCCGACACGGTGTGCCTCTATTCGGAGGACCGGAAGTTCCTTCTCTATGGTGAACTCTATTGCGCACTCGCCGCCGCGATAACGGAGGGCGGGTTAAGCGTTCGGGGTCTCATTCGCAAGCTGGAGCGTGATTTTGCAGCACCCCAAATTCGAGAAGCCCTGGAGAGGCTTGTTGAACGCGGTTATGTAATCACCGCGACGAATTCTTCGCACGACATTGCCGCCGCCTATTGGGCAAGCCTGGGCATACAGCCGGAAGCCGCGAAGAAAAATCTTCAGAAGCGTCGTGTGCGGATACAGGCGCTCGACGTCGAGGGCGGACCGGAACTCGAGACCGCGTTGGGCGCGCTCAGCGCGCGCGTCGTCAAGCGCTCACCCGACATTACCGTCACGCTCGTAAACGATTATTTCGATACGCGCCTGCTCAAATTGAACCAAGAGCATTTGGCGGACGGCACGCCTTGGGTGCTGGCGCAGCCGTCCGGAATCTTTCCTCTGGTTGGCCCGGTGTTCACCCCCGGCGATGGCGCATGCTGGAGATGTCTTGCCGATCGGATGATCCGAAACCGGGAGGTCAAGGCCATGCTCGAGCGCGGCGAAGCGCGGTGCCTCGCGGTTTCGCCGCTCGCCCGGCATACGGTTGGCCAGAGCGCCATAGAGCTCGCCGCGCTCGAAATCGCCAAGGCATTTGCCAGCGATTTTCGTACCGACCTGAACAACAATGTCATCAGCCTCGATCTCCTCGGTTCGACCGTCGTCAGGCATCACGTGGCGCGCCGCCCGCAATGTCCGGCCTGCGGACGGCGGAAGGCGCGCGATCCGCGGCGAGCGGCGGCGCCGGTCTCTCTGGGGACGGGCGCGCGGCCGGTCATGACAAGCGGCGGCTTTAGAACCGTCTCGCCGCGCGACACGGTCGCGCGTTTCCGCAAACATGTGAGTCCCCTAACCGGCGTCGTGTCGCGCCTCGAGCGCATCGAAGGGGATTTGCCGCTCAGCACCAATTTTATCGCGCGGCATAATTTCTCGGCGCCCGCGAAGTCGATTTATGAGCTGAGAGGGGGATTGAACGGCTGCAGCTTCGGCAAAGGCAGCACCGCCGAGCAAGGCGAGGCGAGCGCGCTTATGGAAGCGATCGAACGCTATTCCGGGATTTTTCAGGGCGACGAAATCCGAGCGGCAAAGAGATTCACGGATTTTGCGCCCGGCGAGGCCATACCTCCGAATGAGGTGCTGCTGTACAGCGACCTGCAATACCAGCGCGGCACGGGTCCGGCGGTCAACGCGGGGGACGTGGCGTTAAGCCCGGTGCTTTTCGATCCATCGGCGAAAATCGAATGGTCGCCGGTCTGGTCGCTGCGCGACAAACGTTTCAAATATTTGCCGACCAGCATGCTCTATTTTTTCTATCAGGGCTCGGTTGCGTTTCTGGCGGATTCCAACGGTTGCGCGGCGGGCAACACGCGCGAAGAAGCGATCGTGCAAGGCTTTCTCGAACTCGTCGAACGGGACGCTTATGCAATCTGGTGGTACAATCGCCAGCAGCGTCCTGGCGTCGACATTTCCCATTTTGATGATCCTTTCGTGCGGGAGTTCCGCATGCGCCTGGCGAGCGCCGGACACCGCCTTTCGGTGCTCGACATCACCAGCGATCTCGGCATTCCGAGCTTTGTCGCGGTGACGCAATGGATGCAGGATGGCCGGGAAAATATCGAGTTCGGTTCCGGCTCTCACTTCGATGCGCGGATCGCTCTATTGCGGACGCTCACCGAGCTGAACCAATTCCTCTCGATCGGGGTGATGCGCGGCAGGCCCCTTGAAAAAATGAGCCACGACGGGATTACGCCGTTGCGTATCGAAGACCATTCCTATCTGTCGCCGAGCGACGCGCCGCTGCTGCAACCCGATCTCGATATCAAGTTCGGCTTTCTCGACACCGACGAGCAAGTGAGGGCGTGCGTGAGCATCGCCGAGCGTCAGGGTCTCGATTTCCTCGTTCTCGACCAGACGCGGCCTGACATCGAGACTCCGGTCGTTCGGGTCGTCGTTCCGGGATTGCGACATTTCTATCGCCGTTTCGCGCCCGGCCGGCTCTACGATGTTCCGGTAAAGCTCGGATGGGCCAAGCGGCCACTCGCGGAAGACGCGCTCAATCCGCTTCATCCATATACCTGA